A genomic region of Apteryx mantelli isolate bAptMan1 chromosome 10, bAptMan1.hap1, whole genome shotgun sequence contains the following coding sequences:
- the TUBB3 gene encoding tubulin beta-3 chain gives MLTLAPLRLLRQPWNASEGNQSNATAGAGGASCQGLDIPNELFLVLGLVSLVENVLVVAAILKNRNLHSPMYYFICCLAVSDMLVSVSNLVETLFMLLMEHGVLVIRASIIRHMDNVIDMLICSSVVSSLSFLGVIAVDRYITIFYALRYHSIMTLQRAVVTMASVWLASTVSSTVFITYYHSNAILLCLIGFFLFMLVLMLVLYIHMFALARHHLHSISSQQKKPTVYRTSSLKGAVTLTILLGVFFVCWGPFFFHLILIVTCPTNPFCTCFFSYFNLFLILIICNSVVDPLIYAFRSQELRRTLREVVLCSCGPQRGRAPRRRRRGRPPRSRYRSAPARPVPARQGPTMREIVHIQAGQCGNQIGAKFWEVISDEHGIDPSGNYVGDSDLQLERISVYYNEASSHKYVPRAILVDLEPGTMDSVRSGAFGHLFRPDNFIFGQSGAGNNWAKGHYTEGAELVDSVLDVVRKECENCDCLQGFQLTHSLGGGTGSGMGTLLISKVREEYPDRIMNTFSVVPSPKVSDTVVEPYNATLSIHQLVENTDETYCIDNEALYDICFRTLKLATPTYGDLNHLVSATMSGVTTSLRFPGQLNADLRKLAVNMVPFPRLHFFMPGFAPLTARGSQQYRALTVPELTQQMFDAKNMMAACDPRHGRYLTVATVFRGRMSMKEVDEQMLAIQSKNSSYFVEWIPNNVKVAVCDIPPRGLKMSSTFIGNSTAIQELFKRISEQFTAMFRRKAFLHWYTGEGMDEMEFTEAESNMNDLVSEYQQYQDATAEEEGEMYEDDEEESEAQGAK, from the exons ATGTTGACGTTGGCCCCGCtgcgcctgctccgccagccctGGAACGCCAGCGAGGGCAACCAGAGCAACGCcacggccggggccggcggcgccagCTGCCAGGGGCTGGACATCCCCAACGAGCTCTTCCTCGTGCTGGGCCTGGTGAGCCTGGTGGAGAACGTGCTGGTGGTCGCCGCCATCCTCAAGAACAGGAACCTGCACTCGCCCATGTACTACTTCATCTGCTGCCTGGCCGTCTCCGACATGCTGGTGAGCGTCAGCAACCTGGTGGAGACGCTCTTCATGCTGCTCATGGAGCATGGCGTGCTGGTGATCCGCGCCAGCATCATCCGCCACATGGACAACGTCATCGACATGCTCATCTGCAGCTCCGTGGtgtcctccctctccttcctgggGGTCATCGCCGTGGACCGCTACATCACCATCTTCTACGCCCTGCGCTACCACAGCATCATGACGCTGCAGCGGGCCGTGGTCACCATGGCCAGTGTCTGGCTGGCCAGCACCGTCTCCAGCACCGTCTTCATCACCTACTACCACAGCAACGCCATCCTCCTCTGCCTCATCGGCTTCTTCCTCTTCATGCTGGTGCTCATGCTGGTGCTCTACATCCACATGTTCGCCCTGGCCCGCCACCACCTCCACAGCATCTCCAGCCAGCAGAAGAAACCCACCGTCTACCGCACCAGCAGCCTCAAGGGCGCCGTGACGCTCACCATCCTGCTGGGTGTCTTCTTCGTTTGCTGGGGGCCCTTCTTCTTCCACCTCATCCTCATCGTCACCTGCCCCACCAACCCCTTCTGCACGTGCTTCTTCAGCTACTTCAacctcttcctcatcctcatcaTCTGCAACTCTGTGGTGGACCCCCTCATCTACGCCTTCCGGAGCCAGGAGCTCCGGCGGACGCTGCGGGAGGTGGTGCTGTGCTCCTG cgggccgcagcggggccgggcgcca cggcggcggcggcggggccgccccccgcgctcccGGTACCGCTCTGCGCccgcccgtcccgtcccggcacGGCAAGGCCCGACCATGAGGGAGATCGTCCACATCCAGGCGGGGCAGTGCGGCAACCAGATCGGGGCCAAG tTCTGGGAGGTGATCAGCGATGAGCACGGCATAGACCCCAGCGGCAACTACGTGGGCGACTCGGACCTGCAGCTGGAGCGCATCAGCGTCTACTACAATGAGGCCTCCT ctcacaaGTACGTGCCTCGCGCCATCCTGGTGGACCTGGAGCCGGGGACGATGGACAGCGTGCGCTCAGGGGCCTTCGGACACCTCTTCCGACCGGACAACTTCATTTTCG GCCAGAGCGGGGCCGGGAACAACTGGGCGAAGGGGCACTACACGGAGGGGGCCGAGCTGGTGGACTCCGTCCTGGACGTGGTGCGGAAGGAGTGCGAGAACTGCGACTGCCTGCAGGGCTTCCAGCTGACCCACTCGCTGGGCGGCGGCACCGGCTCGGGCATGGGCACCCTGCTCATCAGCAAGGTGCGCGAGGAGTACCCCGACCGCATCATGAACACTTTCAGCGTGGTGCCCTCGCCCAAGGTCTCAGACACCGTGGTGGAGCCCTACAACGCCACGCTCTCCATCCACCAGCTGGTGGAGAACACGGATGAGACCTACTGCATCGACAACGAGGCCCTCTACGACATCTGCTTCCGCACCCTCAAGCTGGCCACCCCAACCTACGGCGACCTCAACCACCTCGTCTCGGCCACCATGAGCGGCGTCACCACCTCCCTCCGCTTCCCCGGGCAGCTCAATGCCGACCTCCGCAAGCTGGCAGTCAACATGGTGCCCTTCCCACGTCTCCACTTCTTCATGCCCGGCTTTGCCCCACTGACAGCCCGTGGCAGCCAGCAGTACCGTGCCCTCACCGTCCCTGAGCTCACTCAGCAGATGTTTGATGCCAAGAACATGATGGCAGCCTGTGACCCCCGCCATGGGCGCTACCTCACCGTGGCCACAGTCTTCCGGGGCCGCATGTCCATGAAGGAGGTGGACGAGCAGATGTTGGCCATCCAGAGCAAGAACAGCTCCTACTTCGTGGAGTGGATCCCCAACAACGTCAAGGTGGCCGTGTGCGACATCCCGCCCCGGGGGCTGAAGATGTCCTCCACCTTCATCGGCAACAGCACAGCCATCCAGGAGCTCTTCAAGCGCATCTCGGAGCAGTTCACGGCCATGTTTCGCCGCAAGGCCTTCCTCCACTGGTACACGGGCGAGGGCATGGACGAGATGGAGTTCACCGAGGCAGAGAGCAACATGAACGACCTGGTCTCCGAGTACCAGCAGTACCAGGACGCCACGGCTGAGGAGGAGGGCGAGATGTACGAAGACGACGAGGAGGAGTCGGAGGCCCAGGGCGCCAAGTGA